One genomic window of Nicotiana sylvestris chromosome 10, ASM39365v2, whole genome shotgun sequence includes the following:
- the LOC138879166 gene encoding uncharacterized protein: MMLTQSGREKLLSKKILVCGIDPDKYNRISACQSAKEIWEDLQTAHEGTTQVKQSKIDMLTTEYELFKMKDDESIQNMHTRFTSIINELHSLGEIIPRNKLFRNILSVLPGS, translated from the coding sequence ATGATGCTGACCCAAAGCGGTAGAGAAAAACTTTTGAGCAAAAAAATCCTTGTATGTGGTATTGATCCAGACAAATACAACAGAATCTCTGCCTGTCAATCTGCCAAGGAGATTTGGGAAGATCTCCAAACAGCACATGAAGGAACAACTCAAGTCAAGCAGTCaaagattgacatgctcaccactgagtatgaactcttcaagatgaaggatgatgagtccatTCAGAACATGCACACTCGATTCACATCTATCATCAACGAGCTCCACTCTCTAGGAGAGATCATTCCAAGGAACAAACTTTTTAGGAATATACTCAGTGTATTACCTGGATCCTAG